Proteins encoded by one window of Caminicella sporogenes DSM 14501:
- a CDS encoding response regulator transcription factor translates to MDRKVKVMIVDDDKNIAELIDVYLKKEGYETKKFYNGKEALKEFERFAPDLVILDIMLTEIDGYEICREIRKISNIPIIMLTAKGETFDKVLGLELGADDYIVKPFDAKELLARIKAVLRRYNSKHSDNVKLVIPNLTIDISDYSIIYHGKKMEIPPKELELLYFLASNANRVFTREQLLDKIWGYDYAGGTRTVDVHIKRLREKFNLEDSWEIKTVWGVGYKFQL, encoded by the coding sequence ATGGACAGAAAAGTTAAAGTTATGATTGTTGATGATGATAAAAATATTGCTGAACTAATAGATGTTTATTTAAAAAAGGAAGGATATGAGACAAAAAAGTTTTATAATGGAAAGGAAGCGTTGAAGGAGTTTGAAAGATTTGCACCTGATTTAGTTATTTTAGATATAATGCTTACTGAAATTGATGGTTATGAAATATGTAGGGAAATTAGAAAAATTAGTAATATTCCTATTATTATGCTGACTGCAAAGGGAGAGACATTTGATAAAGTATTAGGTCTTGAACTTGGAGCAGATGATTATATAGTAAAACCTTTTGATGCAAAGGAGCTTTTAGCTAGGATAAAAGCTGTTCTTAGAAGATATAATTCAAAACATTCAGACAATGTTAAACTAGTGATTCCTAATTTAACTATAGATATATCAGATTATTCGATAATTTATCATGGAAAGAAAATGGAAATACCTCCAAAAGAATTAGAACTTCTGTATTTTTTAGCTTCTAATGCAAATAGAGTATTTACTAGAGAACAATTGTTGGATAAAATATGGGGATATGACTATGCAGGTGGAACTAGAACAGTAGATGTTCATATAAAAAGACTTAGAGAAAAGTTTAATTTAGAAGATAGTTGGGAAATAAAAACAGTTTGGGGCGTTGGGTATAAATTTCAGCTATAA
- a CDS encoding sensor histidine kinase — MNTLFKKLIVIYVSIILIGFLVLTYTMSKSFETYFMKQKEKALIEQAKSIQREYAVAYKTGVIDFERLNFEIQALDRYLNTRIWLINRNGNIYINSRIEDISQLKKELDLNEIERVFNGEIVRRKGYIRTFFNEPVLTIGYPIIINDRVVFALFMNASIPEIKKTISDIYKIAFISLLFSTIIAIVLVFLISRNLTLEIKKINDAVKKIAKGNFQKRLKVNRNDELGQLIQSFNEMAGELNKLDEMRKRFISNLSHDLRTPLTSINGFVKAILDGTIEKDSERKYLEIVAEESERLTKLTNDILDLSKIESGQFPLERVSFNINELLINEIDKFEKRLLEKDIDVSINLSKEKEMVNGDINQIKRVIYNLIDNAVKFVNVGGKISIETKYKNKKMYISIKNTGEMIPKEDLNRIWDRFYKLDLSRGKDKSGSGLGLSIVKEIIKAHDEHIEVKTEGDWIEFTFTLESK, encoded by the coding sequence TTGAATACTTTATTTAAAAAATTGATTGTAATATATGTATCGATAATATTGATAGGATTTTTAGTTTTAACTTATACTATGTCAAAATCGTTTGAAACATATTTTATGAAACAAAAAGAGAAAGCACTTATAGAGCAGGCTAAAAGTATTCAAAGAGAATATGCCGTTGCATATAAAACAGGAGTTATTGATTTTGAAAGATTAAATTTTGAGATACAAGCATTGGATAGATATTTAAATACGAGAATATGGCTTATAAATAGAAATGGAAATATTTATATAAACTCTAGGATAGAGGATATTTCACAACTTAAAAAGGAACTTGACCTCAATGAAATAGAAAGAGTTTTCAATGGGGAAATTGTAAGGCGAAAAGGTTATATAAGAACTTTTTTTAATGAACCAGTGCTTACTATAGGGTATCCTATAATAATAAATGATAGAGTAGTTTTTGCTCTTTTTATGAATGCATCGATACCAGAAATAAAGAAGACTATTTCAGATATTTATAAAATAGCTTTTATATCTTTATTGTTTTCAACGATTATAGCTATAGTATTAGTGTTTCTCATTTCTAGAAATTTAACATTAGAAATAAAAAAGATAAACGATGCTGTTAAGAAAATTGCAAAGGGAAACTTTCAAAAGAGATTGAAAGTAAATAGAAATGACGAGTTAGGACAGTTAATCCAAAGTTTTAATGAAATGGCAGGGGAATTAAATAAACTGGATGAAATGAGAAAGAGATTTATATCTAATTTATCACATGATTTGAGAACACCTCTTACAAGTATAAATGGTTTTGTTAAAGCAATTTTAGATGGAACTATTGAAAAGGATAGTGAAAGGAAGTATTTGGAGATAGTTGCTGAAGAAAGTGAAAGATTAACTAAGCTGACTAATGATATATTGGATTTATCTAAAATAGAAAGTGGACAATTTCCTTTAGAAAGAGTTAGTTTTAATATCAATGAATTGTTAATAAATGAAATAGATAAATTTGAAAAGAGATTACTTGAAAAAGATATTGATGTATCGATAAATCTTTCAAAAGAAAAGGAAATGGTAAATGGTGATATTAATCAAATAAAAAGAGTAATTTATAATTTAATAGATAATGCTGTCAAGTTTGTTAATGTTGGAGGTAAAATTAGTATAGAAACTAAGTACAAAAATAAAAAAATGTATATATCGATAAAAAATACAGGAGAAATGATACCAAAAGAAGATTTAAATCGAATTTGGGATAGATTTTATAAATTGGATTTATCAAGAGGAAAGGATAAATCTGGTTCTGGACTTGGACTTTCAATAGTAAAAGAGATAATAAAGGCACATGATGAACATATTGAAGTAAAAACAGAAGGTGATTGGATAGAATTTACATTTACTTTAGAAAGTAAATAA
- a CDS encoding phosphatidic acid phosphatase, protein MILEKIKNNNHFLILSYYIIIFFLYKYTEQITRPEYIMHSKIDDYIPFVKEMVVPYLFWYVYITIPLVYFGFNSKKDFYKLSIFMFAGMTICFMIYLIFPNGQDLRPVIVSNDVFSRVIKNIYLLDTPTNSAPSMHVVDSIAVHISIINCEKLKTKKWITVTSFIIMVAIIASTVMIKQHSILDVMYGIGLSLILYLCIYKVNLLQYFKIKKLVSQNQDY, encoded by the coding sequence GTGATTTTAGAAAAAATAAAGAATAACAATCATTTTTTAATATTATCCTATTATATAATAATATTCTTTTTATATAAATATACAGAGCAAATTACAAGACCTGAATATATTATGCATTCTAAAATAGATGATTATATTCCTTTTGTAAAAGAAATGGTTGTACCTTATTTGTTTTGGTATGTATATATAACTATTCCACTTGTATATTTTGGATTTAATTCAAAAAAAGATTTTTACAAATTATCGATTTTTATGTTTGCAGGTATGACGATATGTTTTATGATATACCTAATATTTCCGAATGGGCAAGATTTGAGACCTGTTATAGTATCTAATGATGTTTTTTCAAGAGTTATAAAAAATATATATTTATTGGATACTCCAACAAATTCTGCACCAAGTATGCATGTAGTTGATTCAATAGCAGTGCATATAAGTATAATTAATTGTGAAAAATTAAAAACGAAAAAATGGATTACAGTTACTTCTTTTATAATTATGGTGGCTATAATTGCATCAACAGTTATGATAAAACAACATTCAATATTAGATGTAATGTATGGAATAGGTTTGAGCTTGATTTTGTATTTATGTATTTATAAAGTAAATCTACTTCAATATTTTAAAATCAAAAAATTGGTATCACAAAATCAAGATTATTAA
- a CDS encoding S1C family serine protease has translation MDKFNNELYGYESNNTEGVHHDETGIQDVIYEELKQESVKESTEKRRFSFKQIVILFLIISLVGGTSIGAGFSIASNLMEGNKYHLADNHNVKHNNKFDKNFVVNLQDSYVNSPIVNIAKEVGPSVVAITTKVRISDWFRNEYIQEANGSGVIFDVNDKNILILTNNHVIEDAQELIVTLNGNVKVPAVVMGKDRETDLAIVKIEKKDVPEDVYKKVRPAVFGDSDLLRVGEPAIAIGNPLGYNNTVTVGVISALNRELNLPDKRLRLIQTDAAINPGNSGGALVNIKGEVIGINTIKIADTKVEGIGFAIPINHAKPIIEELVNKGYVSRPFLGILGRDVDEHLSELYEIPIGVIVVDVIENGAADRAGIKRGDVIIEFDGKKIVSMEQLSDLIRKYEVGKKVKVKIVRNGKEKKEITVKLQEKISR, from the coding sequence ATGGACAAATTTAATAATGAATTATATGGCTATGAAAGTAATAACACAGAAGGTGTTCATCATGATGAAACAGGGATACAAGATGTAATCTATGAGGAGTTAAAACAGGAAAGCGTTAAGGAAAGTACGGAAAAAAGAAGATTTTCATTTAAGCAAATAGTGATTTTGTTTTTAATAATTTCTTTAGTTGGTGGAACGAGTATAGGAGCAGGTTTTTCAATAGCTAGCAATCTAATGGAAGGAAATAAATATCATTTAGCTGATAATCATAACGTTAAACATAATAATAAATTTGATAAAAATTTTGTTGTAAATTTACAAGATAGCTATGTAAATAGTCCAATAGTAAATATAGCAAAGGAAGTAGGACCATCAGTTGTTGCTATTACGACTAAAGTAAGAATTAGCGATTGGTTTAGAAATGAATATATTCAAGAAGCAAATGGTTCGGGGGTAATATTTGATGTAAATGATAAAAATATATTAATATTGACTAATAATCATGTAATAGAAGATGCTCAAGAATTGATAGTAACTTTAAATGGAAATGTAAAAGTACCTGCAGTAGTTATGGGAAAAGACAGAGAAACAGATTTGGCTATTGTAAAGATAGAAAAAAAGGATGTTCCGGAAGATGTATATAAAAAAGTTCGTCCAGCTGTTTTTGGAGATTCAGATTTATTGAGAGTAGGAGAACCGGCAATAGCAATAGGAAATCCACTAGGATACAACAATACGGTAACAGTTGGAGTAATAAGTGCTTTAAATAGGGAGCTTAATCTACCTGATAAGAGATTAAGACTTATACAAACTGATGCAGCTATAAATCCAGGTAATAGTGGAGGAGCACTTGTAAATATAAAAGGAGAAGTTATTGGAATAAATACTATAAAAATTGCAGATACAAAAGTTGAGGGTATAGGATTTGCAATTCCAATAAATCATGCAAAACCTATTATAGAAGAATTAGTTAATAAAGGATATGTATCAAGACCGTTTTTAGGTATACTAGGTAGAGATGTTGATGAACATTTATCAGAGCTTTATGAAATACCTATTGGAGTTATAGTAGTTGATGTAATAGAAAATGGAGCAGCAGATAGAGCTGGAATAAAAAGAGGAGATGTAATAATAGAATTTGATGGTAAAAAAATAGTTTCTATGGAACAATTAAGTGATTTAATTAGAAAATATGAAGTTGGTAAAAAAGTAAAAGTAAAAATTGTTAGAAATGGTAAAGAAAAGAAAGAAATAACAGTGAAATTACAGGAAAAGATAAGCCGATAA
- a CDS encoding lysophospholipid acyltransferase family protein: MIRTIILATYLIPALIFSIPSLMKAKLLEKKGKLDERNRLAFEVVSKMSRRLIKLSGSQIKVVGEENIPRDKAVLFVSNHQSNFDILLLLGFIDKPKAFIAKVELMKIPILSQWMKAMGCIFIDRKDVRQSLRAINEGANILKEGHSLVIFPEGTRSKDGQLGQFKHGSFKLATKSNVPIIPVTINGAYKIMPKGKLIIKPSKVEMIISKPIYADEEIKRDSKMLADKVKNIIEENLKN, translated from the coding sequence ATGATAAGGACTATTATTTTAGCTACTTATTTGATTCCAGCATTAATTTTTTCTATACCTTCATTAATGAAGGCAAAATTATTGGAGAAAAAAGGTAAATTAGATGAAAGAAATAGATTGGCATTTGAAGTTGTCAGTAAGATGTCCAGAAGGCTTATAAAATTAAGTGGTTCACAGATAAAAGTGGTGGGAGAAGAAAATATACCTCGAGATAAGGCAGTGCTATTTGTAAGTAATCATCAAAGTAATTTTGATATACTGCTTTTATTAGGTTTTATTGATAAACCAAAAGCTTTTATTGCTAAAGTTGAACTTATGAAAATACCTATATTGAGTCAGTGGATGAAAGCTATGGGTTGTATATTTATCGATAGAAAAGATGTTAGACAGTCCCTTAGAGCGATAAATGAAGGAGCTAATATTTTAAAAGAAGGACATTCTCTAGTGATTTTTCCAGAAGGTACAAGAAGCAAAGATGGACAGCTTGGACAGTTTAAACATGGAAGTTTTAAGCTGGCAACAAAATCAAATGTTCCAATAATTCCAGTTACAATAAATGGAGCTTATAAAATAATGCCAAAAGGAAAATTAATAATTAAACCTTCAAAAGTAGAGATGATAATTTCAAAACCTATTTATGCAGACGAAGAAATCAAAAGAGATTCAAAAATGTTAGCTGATAAAGTAAAAAATATAATAGAAGAAAATTTAAAAAATTAA
- a CDS encoding glycosyltransferase codes for MIQFYLPIIVVLILLVIITFFTLKRKSNSFNNIKISKYSYKPKTSSNEEKNLTIKTVEYQIIKNKNKILPDASIIVPCRNEVNNLKNTINSLMSSKNSHKFEIIIVDDGSTDRSIEFLNDFKYDDVILIKTKNAGSAGSRNIGAKEARGRYLFFCDAHISVPNHWIDNLIETMIKHDASAVAPAILNMENDFIVGYGQTWNHTLEIRWLKEKPEEITEIPIAPGCAFCITKKAFYSVGGFHPYFEVWGKEDEELSFKLWLFGHKIVVNPNVEVKHLFRKRHPYHVTTGNVIHNLLCIAYSHMEYKNLAKVINFAKKDPFFSSAMAKILLNKDLLDLRELFFKNRVYDENFFFEKFKIPFIY; via the coding sequence ATGATACAATTCTATTTACCTATAATAGTAGTTTTAATATTACTAGTAATAATAACTTTTTTCACACTAAAAAGAAAATCTAATTCTTTTAATAATATAAAAATATCAAAATATTCCTATAAACCTAAAACGTCTTCAAACGAAGAAAAAAATTTAACTATTAAAACTGTAGAATATCAAATAATAAAAAATAAAAATAAAATATTACCTGATGCATCTATTATAGTCCCCTGCAGAAATGAAGTGAATAATTTAAAAAATACTATTAACTCACTGATGTCTTCAAAAAATTCACATAAATTTGAAATTATTATAGTCGATGATGGTTCTACAGATAGAAGTATAGAATTTTTAAATGATTTCAAATATGACGATGTAATTTTAATTAAAACAAAAAATGCTGGTTCAGCTGGTTCAAGAAATATAGGTGCAAAAGAAGCTAGAGGCCGCTATCTTTTTTTCTGTGATGCACATATATCAGTACCCAATCATTGGATTGATAATTTAATTGAAACAATGATAAAACACGATGCAAGTGCAGTAGCTCCTGCCATATTAAATATGGAAAATGATTTTATAGTCGGTTATGGCCAAACATGGAATCATACTCTAGAAATCAGATGGCTTAAAGAAAAGCCTGAAGAGATAACAGAAATTCCAATAGCCCCCGGATGTGCTTTTTGTATAACTAAAAAAGCTTTTTATTCAGTAGGTGGATTTCACCCTTACTTTGAAGTATGGGGCAAAGAAGATGAAGAACTATCATTCAAATTATGGCTTTTTGGTCATAAAATCGTAGTTAATCCAAATGTTGAAGTAAAACATTTATTTAGAAAAAGACATCCATATCATGTTACTACAGGAAACGTTATACACAATTTGCTCTGTATAGCTTATTCTCACATGGAATATAAAAATCTAGCTAAAGTAATCAATTTTGCTAAAAAAGACCCCTTTTTTAGTTCAGCAATGGCTAAAATACTGCTCAACAAAGATTTACTAGATTTAAGAGAATTATTTTTTAAAAATCGTGTTTATGACGAAAATTTTTTCTTTGAAAAATTTAAAATCCCATTTATTTACTAA
- a CDS encoding N-acetylmuramoyl-L-alanine amidase: MEFKNANLTFDKLHIVSLKEKEEIIVHHPAAYFATPEQIHQWHKERGWSGAGYHVYIRKSGEVYILRPINTAGAHCKGHNRKGIGVCFEGNFSDWNPRLKIDKEMNPKQFEAGVEALVKLCKQFKIPVEKIYPHNKFAKKDCPGKYFPFEQLINTVGIKLQEKEYHWAQKDFEKLKADGIITSDHDLNSPLTWGEFSVVINRIRESIEKNKK, from the coding sequence ATGGAATTTAAGAATGCGAATTTAACATTTGATAAACTTCATATAGTGAGTTTAAAGGAGAAAGAGGAGATAATAGTTCACCATCCAGCTGCATATTTTGCTACTCCAGAACAAATACATCAGTGGCATAAAGAAAGGGGATGGAGTGGGGCAGGATACCATGTATATATTAGGAAAAGCGGAGAGGTATATATTTTAAGACCAATTAATACTGCAGGTGCTCATTGTAAAGGGCATAACAGAAAGGGAATTGGAGTATGTTTTGAAGGAAATTTTTCAGATTGGAATCCTAGATTGAAAATAGATAAGGAAATGAATCCGAAACAGTTTGAGGCAGGAGTTGAGGCTTTAGTAAAACTTTGTAAGCAATTTAAAATTCCAGTAGAAAAGATATATCCTCATAATAAATTTGCTAAAAAAGATTGTCCGGGTAAATATTTTCCATTTGAACAGTTAATAAATACAGTAGGTATTAAATTACAGGAAAAAGAGTATCATTGGGCTCAAAAGGATTTTGAAAAACTCAAAGCAGATGGAATTATAACATCAGATCATGACCTTAATTCTCCTTTAACTTGGGGAGAGTTTAGTGTAGTAATAAATAGAATTAGAGAGTCAATTGAGAAGAATAAAAAATAA
- a CDS encoding cache domain-containing protein gives MIRLNPKYIKILGMIMISILPTIIASFLFLDIDNETNVNLTMSSLYTVGNNYKQQVNNWIEEILFTLKALAYSNPVKNMDRDKMAGIIEYVKANKELYREIYVVDRNYNVIYGYVNQLTDFRNEGWLEKAFQGQIGISTVRFRGNSAIIEVAVPIVNEKAVVGAMCASIRLSYLNDIMEDIRLMDDTVEGYLVNKEGIFITESRFHPDAVGREKVDVKRVKLNIDYSRETPYLDYRGEEVYGIYFDIPFNNWTLIVEKDKKEVNKNNKDIVKIGEYLTGFEVAAMALLQKLFNGEFKNIFSKSIIVDKELNLEFNLDEKGKKDDEDDVV, from the coding sequence TTGATAAGATTAAATCCTAAATATATTAAAATTTTAGGAATGATAATGATTTCTATTTTACCAACTATAATTGCCAGTTTTTTATTTTTAGATATAGATAATGAAACAAATGTGAATTTAACAATGAGTTCTTTATACACAGTTGGGAATAACTATAAACAGCAAGTGAATAATTGGATAGAAGAAATACTTTTTACTCTAAAAGCTTTAGCATATTCTAATCCTGTAAAAAATATGGATAGAGATAAAATGGCAGGAATTATAGAATATGTCAAAGCAAATAAAGAGCTGTATAGAGAGATATATGTAGTAGATAGAAATTATAATGTTATTTATGGATATGTAAATCAATTGACTGATTTTAGAAATGAGGGATGGTTAGAAAAAGCATTTCAAGGGCAAATAGGTATATCAACTGTTAGGTTTCGTGGAAATAGTGCAATAATTGAGGTAGCAGTTCCAATAGTGAATGAAAAAGCAGTAGTTGGAGCTATGTGTGCTAGTATAAGATTATCTTATTTAAATGATATAATGGAAGATATAAGGCTTATGGATGATACAGTAGAAGGATATTTAGTTAATAAAGAAGGAATATTTATTACTGAATCAAGATTTCATCCTGATGCAGTAGGGAGAGAAAAGGTTGATGTTAAGAGAGTGAAATTAAATATAGATTATTCTAGAGAAACTCCATATTTAGATTATAGAGGAGAAGAAGTGTATGGAATATATTTTGATATTCCATTTAATAATTGGACATTAATAGTTGAAAAAGATAAGAAAGAAGTTAATAAGAATAATAAAGATATAGTAAAGATAGGGGAATATTTAACAGGATTTGAAGTTGCTGCAATGGCTTTGCTTCAAAAATTATTTAACGGAGAGTTTAAAAACATATTCAGTAAAAGTATAATTGTAGATAAAGAATTGAATTTAGAATTTAATTTAGATGAAAAAGGGAAAAAAGATGATGAAGATGATGTGGTATAA
- the larC gene encoding nickel pincer cofactor biosynthesis protein LarC, whose amino-acid sequence MKILYYDCFSGISGDMNLGALIDLGVDTDYLLKELSKLGLNSEYKIKIEKKNKNGIEGTKVDVILQHEHKKHHHDKKHHHHVHRNLKDIEEIINSSTLNDSIKKLSISMFMKIAEAEAKVHGKTLYEVHFHEVGAIDSIIDIVGAAICIDYLKPDKIVASHVQVGGGFVECAHGLIPVPAPATVEILKGIPIKSGIVPFETTTPTGAAILAVNVDEFTDKVDMTIEKVGYGVGSRDLEIPNVLRVYLGKENKKKVR is encoded by the coding sequence ATGAAAATACTTTATTATGATTGTTTTTCTGGAATAAGTGGAGATATGAATTTAGGAGCATTAATTGATTTAGGCGTAGATACAGATTATTTATTAAAAGAGCTTTCGAAGCTTGGTTTAAATTCAGAATATAAAATAAAAATTGAAAAGAAAAATAAAAATGGTATAGAAGGAACAAAGGTAGATGTAATACTTCAGCATGAACATAAAAAGCACCATCATGATAAAAAACATCATCACCATGTTCATAGAAATTTAAAAGATATTGAAGAAATAATAAATTCAAGTACATTAAATGATAGTATAAAAAAATTGAGTATTTCTATGTTTATGAAGATTGCAGAGGCAGAGGCAAAAGTTCATGGTAAAACTCTTTATGAAGTGCATTTTCATGAAGTAGGAGCAATAGATTCTATAATAGATATAGTAGGGGCAGCGATTTGTATAGATTATTTAAAACCAGATAAGATTGTGGCATCTCACGTTCAAGTGGGTGGAGGATTTGTAGAATGTGCTCATGGATTGATACCTGTACCAGCACCTGCAACAGTTGAAATTTTAAAGGGAATACCTATTAAATCTGGTATTGTACCATTTGAAACTACAACTCCTACAGGAGCAGCTATATTAGCTGTAAATGTAGATGAGTTTACTGATAAAGTAGATATGACTATTGAAAAAGTTGGATATGGGGTAGGAAGTAGAGATTTAGAGATACCTAATGTTTTAAGAGTTTATTTGGGGAAAGAAAATAAAAAAAAAGTGAGATAG
- the larE gene encoding ATP-dependent sacrificial sulfur transferase LarE: MISDEKYLKLINYLKDLKKVLVAFSGGVDSTFLLKAAKDALKDKVKAVTIVSPYMAKWEIKEARELADELNVDCEIIRIPIIDTIKRNPKNRCYLCKKFIFSKIREIAKNQGYDYIVDGTNFDDTNDYRPGIKALKELNIKSPLFEVNLTKEDIRILSKKLGLKTWNKPSYACLLTRLPYGEEFKIEDFEKIEKAEQYMMDIGFKAVRVRCHKNLARIEVNREDRKKLFDEKLLDKIAKEFKKYGFKYITLDMEGYRVGSFNQMISSE; this comes from the coding sequence ATGATAAGTGATGAAAAATATTTAAAACTAATAAATTATTTAAAAGATTTAAAAAAAGTTTTAGTAGCATTTTCAGGAGGAGTAGACAGCACTTTTTTACTTAAAGCAGCAAAAGATGCTTTAAAAGATAAAGTAAAGGCTGTTACAATTGTTTCTCCATATATGGCTAAGTGGGAAATTAAAGAAGCAAGGGAACTGGCAGATGAATTAAATGTTGATTGTGAAATAATAAGAATACCAATTATTGATACCATAAAAAGAAATCCTAAAAACAGATGTTATTTATGTAAAAAATTTATATTTTCTAAGATAAGGGAAATTGCAAAAAATCAGGGATATGATTATATTGTAGATGGAACAAATTTTGATGATACAAATGATTACAGACCGGGGATAAAGGCTTTAAAAGAGCTAAATATAAAAAGTCCGCTTTTTGAAGTTAACTTAACTAAAGAAGACATAAGAATTTTATCAAAAAAATTAGGTCTTAAAACATGGAATAAACCTTCTTATGCATGTCTTTTGACGAGACTGCCTTATGGTGAAGAATTTAAAATAGAGGATTTTGAAAAAATCGAAAAAGCCGAACAATACATGATGGATATAGGATTTAAAGCGGTTAGAGTGAGATGTCATAAAAATTTAGCTAGGATTGAAGTAAATAGAGAAGATAGAAAAAAACTATTTGATGAAAAACTTTTGGATAAAATTGCAAAAGAGTTCAAAAAATATGGATTTAAATATATTACTCTTGACATGGAAGGATATAGAGTAGGAAGTTTTAATCAAATGATAAGTAGCGAATAG
- the larB gene encoding nickel pincer cofactor biosynthesis protein LarB, producing MNKQEIKKLLRQFKSGEIDIDEAVKVLEDLPFKDLGFAKIDNHREIRGGYPEVIYCEGKTVEQVRDIVEFMLTKNKNILATRASEEMYRAIKEICEDAQYNKLGRTITIRKTPEEYTDSYIAIIAAGTSDLPVVEEAYETAKILGNRVEKIIDVGVAGIHRLFAKLDIIRGAKVIIVVAGMEGALASVVGGLVNKPVIAVPTSVGYGANFGGLSSLLSMLNSCASGVSVVNIDNGFGAAYNASIINKL from the coding sequence ATGAATAAGCAAGAGATAAAAAAACTTTTGAGACAGTTTAAATCTGGAGAAATTGATATAGATGAGGCAGTAAAAGTACTGGAAGATTTGCCTTTTAAAGATTTAGGATTTGCCAAGATAGATAATCATAGAGAAATTAGAGGTGGCTATCCAGAAGTTATTTATTGTGAGGGCAAAACGGTAGAGCAAGTAAGAGATATTGTGGAATTTATGCTTACAAAAAATAAAAATATACTTGCCACTCGTGCAAGTGAAGAAATGTATAGGGCTATAAAGGAAATATGTGAAGATGCACAGTATAATAAACTTGGCAGAACGATTACTATAAGGAAAACTCCAGAGGAATATACTGATAGTTATATAGCTATAATTGCAGCTGGAACTTCAGATTTGCCAGTAGTTGAAGAAGCTTATGAAACAGCTAAAATTTTGGGGAATAGAGTAGAAAAGATTATTGATGTTGGAGTTGCTGGAATACATAGATTGTTTGCTAAATTAGATATAATAAGAGGAGCAAAGGTAATAATTGTAGTTGCGGGAATGGAAGGTGCACTTGCAAGTGTAGTTGGTGGACTTGTAAATAAGCCTGTAATAGCAGTGCCGACTAGTGTAGGATATGGAGCAAATTTTGGAGGACTTTCATCTTTATTATCAATGCTCAATAGTTGTGCTAGTGGAGTTAGTGTAGTAAATATAGATAATGGTTTTGGAGCGGCATATAATGCAAGTATAATAAATAAATTATAA